Proteins from a genomic interval of Campylobacter concisus:
- a CDS encoding flagellin B — translation MSFRINTNVNALNTHANAVSNNTDLSKSLNKLSSGLRIQTAADDASGLSIADSLRSQASALGQAIANGNDAIGIIQVADKAMDEQLKILDTIKTKATQSAQDGQTTQSRQALQADIVRLMEELDNIGNTTSFNGQQLLNGTFSNKEFQIGAYSNQTVKASIGATTSDKIGLTRFESSRLLTAMGEVNLKFLNVDGVNDVGVTGATISTGIGKGLGALAENINKVADRTGVRATADVTWKASAAIGGGLIQSLTINGVKIGDLEVKANDANGALVNAINSVKDQTGVEASVDAETGKMVLTSRDGRAIVASGKDISKGLGGKGAAAKGTSLTGFVGRLNLVRLDGRDIKLNAGGVAKLSLAFSANGGAQQSVSLRDIRGQIDKTLATAMGFQRMSGALSVAQSAGVMTLRGAMAVMSIAESAQKTLDQVRSDLGSVQNQLQATVNNITVTQVNVKSAESQIRDVDFASESANFSKHNILAQSGAYAMSQANSVQQNVMKLLQ, via the coding sequence ATGAGTTTTCGTATTAACACAAACGTAAACGCACTTAACACACACGCTAACGCAGTTAGCAACAACACTGACCTATCTAAGTCACTTAACAAACTTAGCTCAGGTCTTAGGATTCAAACAGCTGCAGACGATGCTTCAGGTCTATCTATCGCAGATAGCTTAAGAAGTCAAGCCTCAGCTTTAGGTCAAGCTATTGCAAACGGTAATGATGCTATTGGTATCATTCAAGTTGCCGATAAAGCTATGGACGAGCAGCTAAAAATTCTTGATACTATCAAGACAAAAGCTACTCAATCAGCTCAAGACGGCCAAACAACTCAATCACGCCAAGCATTGCAAGCTGATATCGTTCGTCTAATGGAAGAGCTTGATAATATCGGTAACACTACTTCATTTAACGGTCAGCAACTACTAAACGGAACATTCTCTAATAAAGAATTCCAAATAGGTGCTTATTCAAACCAAACTGTTAAAGCAAGTATTGGTGCGACTACGTCTGATAAGATCGGTCTTACACGTTTTGAGAGTTCAAGACTACTTACAGCTATGGGTGAAGTAAACCTTAAATTCTTAAACGTTGATGGTGTAAACGATGTAGGTGTTACAGGCGCTACTATCTCAACAGGTATCGGTAAAGGCCTTGGCGCTCTAGCCGAGAACATCAACAAAGTTGCTGATAGAACTGGTGTTAGAGCTACAGCTGATGTTACTTGGAAAGCAAGTGCTGCTATTGGCGGTGGTTTAATTCAGTCTTTAACAATCAACGGCGTTAAAATCGGCGATCTAGAAGTTAAAGCAAATGATGCAAACGGTGCACTTGTAAATGCTATCAACTCTGTAAAAGATCAAACTGGTGTTGAAGCTTCTGTTGATGCTGAAACAGGCAAAATGGTATTAACAAGCCGTGATGGCCGTGCTATCGTAGCTTCTGGTAAAGACATCTCAAAGGGTCTTGGCGGTAAAGGTGCAGCTGCTAAAGGTACATCTTTAACCGGTTTCGTAGGTAGACTAAACCTTGTTCGTCTTGATGGTAGAGATATCAAGCTAAATGCTGGTGGCGTTGCTAAACTATCGCTAGCATTCTCTGCTAATGGTGGAGCTCAACAATCAGTATCTCTAAGAGATATAAGAGGACAAATAGATAAAACCCTAGCAACAGCTATGGGCTTCCAAAGAATGAGTGGAGCTTTATCAGTAGCTCAGTCTGCTGGTGTTATGACACTTCGCGGTGCGATGGCTGTTATGAGTATTGCTGAGTCTGCTCAAAAAACACTTGATCAAGTTCGTTCAGACCTTGGTTCAGTTCAAAACCAACTTCAAGCTACAGTTAATAACATCACTGTAACTCAAGTTAACGTAAAATCAGCAGAATCTCAAATCAGAGATGTTGATTTTGCTAGCGAGTCTGCTAACTTCTCAAAACATAATATCCTAGCTCAATCAGGTGCTTATGCCATGAGTCAAGCAAACAGCGTACAACAAAACGTAATGAAGCTACTACAATAG